A DNA window from Aminiphilus circumscriptus DSM 16581 contains the following coding sequences:
- a CDS encoding MinD/ParA family protein, whose product MEQVRRETAGGLLLQEGASGNPPLRGELLDQATELRSLVSGQLNGASRGRGMRTIAVLSGKGGVGKTNISVNLALAMNSMGIRVAILDADLGLANVDILFGMMPKYNLSHVIRGMRELEDVIVTVKDDVLIIPGGAGVQELADLDQTRQLALIDKLNGLEGRVDVLLVDTSAGIHRNILSFALASDTTVLLTTPEPTAIRDAYGVLKSLALNAAGSLDVNLLVNMAMSEEEAAAVAERIQMAANQFLSIPIPYVGYIPWDKKVREAVQLRQPFFEAFPTCKASLSLAGIAGRLARVETAVRDSEEGRQGRGVKAFLFRLTRRLGLRE is encoded by the coding sequence ATGGAACAGGTACGACGGGAAACGGCGGGAGGTCTTCTCCTTCAGGAGGGGGCGAGCGGAAATCCGCCTCTCCGGGGAGAGCTTCTCGATCAGGCGACGGAATTACGTTCTCTCGTCTCCGGCCAGTTGAACGGCGCATCCCGAGGCAGGGGAATGCGCACCATCGCCGTCCTCAGCGGCAAGGGAGGCGTCGGAAAAACCAATATTTCCGTGAACCTCGCGCTTGCCATGAACAGCATGGGGATTCGGGTGGCCATTCTCGACGCGGATCTCGGTCTCGCCAATGTGGACATTCTCTTCGGCATGATGCCCAAGTATAATCTCAGTCATGTCATCAGGGGGATGCGGGAGCTGGAGGATGTCATCGTCACCGTGAAGGACGACGTGCTCATCATTCCCGGAGGTGCCGGCGTGCAGGAGCTCGCCGACCTCGATCAGACGCGGCAGTTGGCGCTCATCGACAAACTGAACGGCCTGGAGGGGCGTGTCGATGTTCTTCTCGTGGATACCAGCGCGGGCATTCACCGGAACATTCTCTCCTTCGCCCTCGCGTCGGACACGACGGTGCTTTTGACCACGCCCGAGCCGACGGCGATCCGGGATGCCTACGGTGTCCTCAAATCCCTGGCACTGAACGCCGCCGGCAGCCTCGACGTGAATCTCCTCGTGAACATGGCCATGTCCGAGGAAGAGGCGGCCGCCGTGGCGGAACGCATCCAGATGGCGGCCAATCAGTTCCTGAGTATCCCCATTCCCTATGTGGGTTATATTCCCTGGGACAAGAAAGTGCGGGAGGCGGTACAGTTGAGACAACCTTTCTTCGAAGCGTTTCCGACCTGCAAGGCTTCCCTGTCCCTGGCGGGAATCGCGGGGCGCCTCGCACGTGTCGAAACGGCTGTCCGAGATTCCGAAGAAGGACGCCAGGGGCGCGGTGTCAAGGCATTTCTCTTCCGTTTGACCCGTCGCCTCGGATTGAGAGAGTAG
- the flhF gene encoding flagellar biosynthesis protein FlhF, giving the protein MRLIRQIVYDAKDDAEALAIARERLGRDAVILSTRTVKRGGFLGLFRKKMLSVTAGLFEDERTDPSASEDAKERILAFQRLLEVKQAVKGTLARESQGNVASAPADPFVPSEVTHFAGVANENVRLDLSAQARTLAAATYGPASRGAEPLVRPPMSPEAVPSEDPDLRRQVEAIHASLQTVLSRLEERRESRAPLPGGEEEGDENARLLANMDVDIQHARTLARTFRKEGAGKSFAAWLEKRIPVVGSDPLTAMLGKKVMFIGPTGVGKTTSIAKLAAIHSLWEKKRVLLLTADTYRIAAVEQLRTYARILGIPIEVVYEPEEIPSLLQKHEEMDLILMDTAGRSQRDGKRLDELCGLYESYRPEAVHLVMSANMKYGDMLDVIDRMGVVPVSCLLFTKLDETLTYGNLMNAVLDFDRPISFVTTGQNVPNDIEVAQPERIARLLVGGDRVGR; this is encoded by the coding sequence GTGCGCTTGATACGGCAAATCGTCTATGATGCCAAGGATGATGCGGAAGCCCTCGCCATCGCACGCGAACGGCTCGGACGGGATGCGGTCATCCTTTCCACCCGTACCGTGAAGCGGGGAGGTTTCCTCGGGCTCTTCCGAAAGAAGATGCTCTCGGTCACCGCCGGCCTCTTCGAGGACGAGCGGACGGACCCCTCCGCGTCGGAGGACGCCAAGGAGCGGATCTTGGCTTTCCAGCGACTTCTCGAAGTGAAACAGGCCGTGAAGGGAACGCTCGCCAGGGAATCCCAGGGAAATGTGGCTTCCGCTCCGGCGGATCCCTTTGTGCCCTCCGAGGTGACGCACTTTGCAGGCGTTGCGAACGAAAATGTTCGCCTGGACCTGTCTGCCCAGGCAAGGACGCTTGCCGCCGCTACCTATGGCCCGGCCTCCAGGGGAGCGGAGCCTCTTGTGCGCCCCCCCATGTCCCCGGAGGCGGTTCCTTCCGAGGATCCCGATCTCCGAAGACAGGTGGAGGCGATCCACGCGTCCCTGCAGACGGTGCTGTCCCGACTTGAAGAGCGGCGCGAAAGCCGTGCACCCCTCCCGGGCGGCGAAGAGGAGGGAGACGAGAATGCCCGGCTCCTCGCGAATATGGATGTGGATATCCAACATGCCCGGACGCTCGCCCGGACCTTCAGAAAAGAAGGAGCCGGCAAGTCCTTCGCGGCGTGGCTGGAGAAACGGATTCCCGTGGTAGGGTCGGATCCTCTCACGGCCATGTTGGGAAAGAAGGTCATGTTCATCGGTCCTACGGGGGTGGGAAAGACGACCTCCATCGCCAAGCTCGCCGCCATCCATTCCCTCTGGGAGAAAAAGCGTGTGCTTCTTCTGACGGCGGATACCTACCGCATCGCGGCGGTGGAGCAATTGCGCACCTACGCCCGCATTCTCGGTATTCCCATAGAGGTTGTCTACGAACCGGAGGAAATTCCGTCGCTGTTGCAGAAACATGAAGAGATGGATCTCATCCTCATGGACACGGCGGGGCGAAGTCAGCGGGATGGCAAGCGTCTCGATGAACTCTGCGGCCTTTACGAATCCTATCGTCCCGAGGCGGTACACCTCGTCATGTCCGCGAACATGAAGTACGGAGATATGCTGGACGTGATCGACCGGATGGGTGTGGTTCCCGTTTCCTGCCTCCTCTTCACGAAACTCGACGAAACGCTGACCTACGGAAATCTGATGAATGCCGTTCTCGACTTCGACCGCCCCATTTCTTTCGTCACCACGGGACAGAATGTACCCAACGACATCGAGGTCGCGCAACCGGAGCGGATCGCAAGGCTCCTCGTCGGAGGTGATCGTGTTGGTCGCTAA
- the flhA gene encoding flagellar biosynthesis protein FlhA — translation MANVSEQEAGLKTMLKYADIGMALLVVLIVGMMIIPLPTALLDILLSMNITFGVVILLTTFYVKRALEIAAFPTILLMATLFRLALNVSTTRLILLQGYAGEVISAFGNFVVGGNYVVGGVVFLILVIIQFIVITKGAERVAEVAARFTLDAMPGKQMAIDADLNAGLIEEGEARKRRAEIQREADFYGAMDGASKFVKGDAIAGLIITVINILGGLGIGVFQRGMDTAQALGTYSLLTVGDGLVAQIPSLLLSTATGIIVTRAAGESNLGQDIVATLTRYHRPLWIGSAMLLGLAVIPGLPTIPFAFLGIALAFLGYRIYREDLVQAETAGKPSPRRGGRGAPGGPAPEGSEKAGPAPGPENVLPLLTVDPMEVEIGYALIPLVDPAQGGDMLERIGTIRRQMAMDLGLVVPPIRIRDNIQLKPTEYLILVKGGEVGRGELLPDHYLAMNTGGSEETLVGVPTTEPAFGLPAVWITPELRDQAEMAGYTVVDAPSVLATHISESIKRFGADLLTRQEVQKLVDLVKGSHPAAVEELLGALGLGEIQKVLQNLIREQIPIRDLVSIFEALADFGRISRSVDFLTERVRESLARVITLRLQDREGTLTVGTLSPRWEKRVKESIHGDLVQGWNLAMNPQEMQQLITAVSRFAEQQALSGHVPVLLVHPEVRLVVRRILEGTLSQVAVVSYNEVAQGVQLKSVGMVE, via the coding sequence ATGGCGAATGTTTCCGAACAGGAAGCGGGACTCAAGACGATGCTGAAATACGCGGATATAGGAATGGCGCTCCTCGTCGTGCTCATTGTGGGCATGATGATCATTCCGCTTCCGACGGCGCTGCTGGACATCCTTCTTTCCATGAACATCACCTTCGGTGTGGTGATTCTTCTCACCACGTTCTACGTCAAGAGGGCGCTGGAGATCGCCGCCTTTCCCACCATTCTTCTCATGGCGACCCTCTTCCGTCTCGCGCTGAACGTGTCCACCACGCGGCTCATCCTTCTCCAGGGCTACGCGGGGGAAGTGATCTCCGCCTTCGGAAACTTCGTGGTGGGGGGCAACTATGTTGTGGGCGGCGTCGTTTTTCTCATCCTCGTCATCATCCAGTTCATCGTCATCACCAAGGGCGCGGAACGGGTGGCCGAGGTGGCGGCGCGTTTCACCCTGGACGCCATGCCGGGCAAGCAGATGGCCATCGATGCAGATCTCAACGCAGGGCTCATCGAGGAGGGAGAGGCCCGGAAGCGCCGGGCGGAGATCCAGCGTGAAGCCGATTTCTACGGGGCGATGGATGGTGCCTCCAAGTTCGTGAAAGGAGACGCCATCGCGGGACTCATCATCACCGTGATCAACATCCTCGGCGGGTTGGGCATCGGCGTCTTCCAACGGGGAATGGACACGGCGCAGGCTCTCGGCACCTACAGCCTCCTTACCGTCGGAGACGGACTGGTCGCCCAGATTCCTTCGCTTTTGCTCTCCACCGCCACGGGCATCATTGTCACCCGGGCCGCGGGAGAATCCAATCTCGGCCAGGATATTGTAGCCACGCTCACCCGCTACCACCGCCCCCTCTGGATCGGTTCCGCCATGCTGCTCGGACTTGCCGTCATCCCCGGGCTCCCCACGATTCCCTTCGCGTTTCTGGGAATCGCTTTGGCGTTTCTGGGGTACCGGATTTACCGGGAGGATCTGGTGCAGGCCGAAACAGCGGGAAAACCCTCTCCCCGCAGAGGAGGGCGAGGGGCTCCGGGGGGACCCGCCCCTGAGGGGAGCGAAAAGGCGGGACCCGCTCCGGGACCCGAGAACGTTCTGCCTCTGCTGACGGTGGACCCCATGGAAGTGGAGATAGGCTACGCCCTGATCCCTCTGGTGGATCCCGCTCAGGGCGGCGACATGCTGGAGCGGATCGGCACGATTCGGCGGCAGATGGCCATGGATCTGGGGCTCGTGGTGCCCCCCATCCGCATACGGGACAACATCCAGCTTAAACCCACGGAATACCTCATTCTCGTCAAGGGGGGCGAGGTTGGGCGGGGTGAACTGCTTCCCGATCACTACCTCGCCATGAATACCGGAGGCAGCGAAGAGACGCTCGTGGGTGTTCCTACCACGGAACCCGCCTTCGGTCTTCCCGCCGTGTGGATCACGCCGGAGCTGCGGGATCAGGCGGAGATGGCGGGATACACGGTGGTTGACGCGCCTTCCGTGTTGGCCACCCACATTTCCGAGAGCATCAAGCGCTTCGGGGCGGATCTGCTCACACGACAGGAAGTGCAGAAGCTCGTCGATCTCGTCAAAGGATCCCATCCCGCCGCGGTGGAGGAGCTTTTGGGTGCCCTCGGGCTGGGCGAGATTCAAAAAGTGTTGCAGAACCTCATCCGGGAACAGATCCCCATTCGAGACCTGGTGAGCATTTTCGAAGCTCTTGCGGATTTCGGAAGAATCTCCCGGAGCGTGGATTTCCTCACCGAGAGGGTCCGGGAGTCCCTTGCCCGGGTCATTACCCTCAGGCTCCAGGACCGGGAGGGAACGCTCACGGTGGGGACTCTTTCTCCCCGGTGGGAAAAGCGGGTGAAGGAGTCCATTCACGGGGACCTCGTGCAGGGATGGAACCTTGCCATGAATCCTCAGGAAATGCAGCAGCTCATCACCGCCGTTTCCCGTTTCGCGGAACAGCAGGCTCTTTCCGGGCACGTTCCGGTGTTGCTCGTGCATCCCGAAGTACGGCTTGTGGTTCGGAGAATTCTTGAGGGAACCTTATCGCAGGTAGCTGTGGTATCCTATAATGAAGTGGCTCAGGGGGTGCAATTGAAATCCGTGGGGATGGTGGAGTAG
- a CDS encoding flagellar brake protein, whose translation MSDAGNGLAELLALLKSRVGCRADIRIGAGLYKGHYASLLEHVEEDGSIGLAHPLRKGGLLPVYRDLVFSVYFEHERAPLLVRAVALRSDLSQSLPILWARCFGDFERVQRRRFLRVSCLLRTSFFNLDREEASPLREIWRQGKILDVSLGGARLQYVGEHAITKDEHCVFMLPLPEGMFHMIGKVVWLPPSKEPGQHEMGVEFDFLPRLVEKHLREFIRQQELVKR comes from the coding sequence GTGAGCGATGCGGGAAACGGTCTGGCGGAACTCCTTGCACTGCTGAAAAGCCGTGTTGGGTGCAGAGCGGACATCCGGATCGGTGCGGGGCTCTACAAGGGACATTACGCGTCGCTTCTCGAACATGTGGAAGAGGACGGCTCGATAGGCCTCGCCCACCCTCTCCGAAAAGGAGGGTTGTTGCCGGTTTATCGGGATCTTGTCTTCTCCGTCTACTTCGAACACGAGCGCGCTCCTCTCCTTGTCAGGGCCGTTGCGTTGCGGAGCGATTTGAGCCAATCGTTGCCGATTCTCTGGGCACGGTGTTTCGGGGATTTCGAAAGGGTGCAGCGACGGCGGTTCCTGCGCGTTTCCTGTCTCCTGAGGACGTCCTTTTTCAACCTCGACAGGGAGGAAGCGTCTCCTCTGCGGGAAATATGGCGGCAGGGCAAGATCCTTGACGTGAGTCTCGGCGGTGCGAGGTTGCAGTACGTCGGAGAACATGCTATCACAAAAGATGAACATTGTGTCTTCATGCTTCCTCTTCCGGAGGGAATGTTCCACATGATCGGGAAGGTCGTGTGGCTGCCTCCGTCCAAGGAGCCTGGGCAGCACGAAATGGGTGTCGAATTCGATTTCCTGCCACGCCTGGTGGAGAAGCATCTGCGGGAGTTCATTCGTCAGCAGGAGTTGGTCAAACGGTGA
- a CDS encoding chemotaxis protein CheA, whose translation MTNMDMSQYLGAFLDESTENLQNLNDLLLSLEKSRSDDGCVNEIFRIAHTLKGMSSTMGFEVMAHLTHAMEDMLDLVRKGQFALRDEDISILFKCLDALTAMVEAIRGGGDDHTPEGESLPKALHARISAAQASGKAARGREEEKRAVMSDQEREWILEAKEQGMDVFEIRVALDPSCMLKAARAYMVVSRAGELGEIIRTVPPVEELEKEAFDEAFILCMATHELPDKVQQALSNISEVRTVEMTRLEGHQALETASDSRNLLEPVRSEDAEGGPEERDPVAETARAQATEAVKRTGRTVRVDIGRLDKLMNLVGELVIGRARIERLAMEAKLKAFEEPLSQLGRISGEIQELVTKLRMVPVSFVFDRFPRLVRDLSKNMGKEVRLTIEGKETELDRTVIDEIGDPMVHLIRNCLDHGIERPEDRKRMGKPREGEIYIAAYQEGNGVIIEVRDDGKGIDPAKIRAKALEKGIINRDEAQSMTDEELIRLVLLPGFSTAEEVTDLSGRGVGMDAVKSKVESLGGQFQIESKVGEGTRVLIRLPLTLAIVLALLIRVGNETYAISLENVEETLLVNKDDIKYVHGTPVTNVRGEILSLKDLAGILGTEVNREAIEEHPVVVVRSGRTRIGFIVDELVGQQEIVIKPLGKLLAKVRGMAGATILGDGNVALILDVASLHGR comes from the coding sequence ATGACGAACATGGACATGAGTCAGTATCTGGGGGCCTTTCTCGACGAATCGACGGAGAATCTCCAGAATCTCAACGACCTTCTTCTTTCGCTGGAAAAATCACGCAGCGACGATGGGTGTGTGAACGAGATATTCCGGATCGCGCATACGCTCAAGGGCATGTCCTCCACCATGGGGTTCGAGGTCATGGCTCATCTGACGCATGCCATGGAGGACATGCTCGATTTGGTCCGGAAGGGGCAATTCGCGCTGCGCGACGAGGATATTTCCATCCTCTTCAAATGTCTGGACGCCCTCACCGCCATGGTGGAGGCCATTCGTGGAGGAGGTGACGACCACACCCCCGAGGGCGAATCTCTTCCCAAGGCTCTTCACGCCAGGATTTCCGCTGCACAAGCAAGCGGGAAAGCCGCACGGGGAAGGGAAGAGGAGAAGCGTGCCGTTATGAGCGACCAGGAGCGGGAATGGATTCTCGAGGCCAAGGAGCAGGGAATGGATGTTTTCGAAATCCGGGTTGCACTGGATCCCTCGTGCATGCTCAAGGCGGCCAGGGCTTACATGGTTGTCTCCCGGGCCGGTGAACTCGGCGAGATCATCAGAACGGTTCCTCCCGTGGAGGAGTTGGAGAAGGAGGCTTTCGACGAGGCGTTCATTCTCTGCATGGCCACGCATGAACTTCCTGACAAAGTGCAGCAGGCCCTCTCGAACATCAGCGAGGTGAGGACGGTGGAGATGACCAGGCTGGAAGGGCACCAGGCGTTGGAAACCGCGTCGGATTCTCGAAACCTCCTGGAGCCGGTGCGGAGCGAGGATGCGGAGGGCGGGCCGGAAGAGCGCGATCCCGTGGCGGAAACGGCGAGGGCTCAGGCGACGGAGGCGGTGAAGAGGACGGGGAGAACTGTTCGGGTGGATATCGGACGTCTCGACAAGCTCATGAACCTGGTGGGGGAGCTTGTCATCGGTCGTGCCCGCATCGAGCGCCTGGCCATGGAGGCGAAACTCAAGGCCTTCGAGGAACCGCTTTCGCAATTGGGGCGCATTTCCGGGGAGATTCAGGAACTGGTGACCAAACTGCGCATGGTCCCCGTTTCCTTCGTCTTCGATCGCTTTCCCCGGCTCGTGCGGGATCTGTCAAAAAACATGGGCAAGGAAGTGCGTCTCACCATAGAAGGCAAGGAGACCGAACTCGACCGGACGGTTATTGACGAGATCGGCGATCCCATGGTGCACCTCATCCGAAACTGTTTGGACCACGGCATTGAGCGTCCCGAGGACCGGAAGCGCATGGGTAAGCCTCGGGAGGGCGAAATCTACATCGCCGCTTATCAGGAAGGCAACGGAGTCATCATTGAGGTCCGTGACGACGGGAAGGGTATCGACCCGGCGAAGATCCGCGCCAAGGCCCTCGAAAAAGGAATCATCAACCGCGACGAAGCCCAGAGCATGACCGACGAGGAGCTTATCCGCCTCGTGCTTCTGCCGGGTTTCAGCACCGCCGAGGAAGTGACGGACCTTTCCGGTCGCGGTGTCGGCATGGATGCGGTGAAGAGCAAGGTGGAGTCCCTTGGGGGGCAGTTCCAGATCGAGAGCAAGGTCGGAGAGGGAACGAGGGTTCTCATCCGCCTTCCTCTTACTCTGGCCATCGTTCTCGCCCTGTTGATCCGCGTCGGGAACGAAACCTACGCCATCTCCCTGGAAAACGTGGAGGAGACGCTTCTGGTGAACAAGGACGACATCAAGTACGTGCACGGAACTCCCGTGACCAACGTGCGGGGTGAGATCCTTTCACTGAAGGATCTCGCGGGTATCCTCGGAACGGAAGTGAACCGCGAGGCCATCGAGGAACATCCCGTGGTGGTGGTCCGGTCTGGGCGGACCCGGATCGGTTTCATCGTGGACGAACTCGTGGGGCAGCAGGAAATCGTCATCAAGCCCCTCGGAAAGCTCCTGGCA
- a CDS encoding protein-glutamate methylesterase/protein-glutamine glutaminase: MSERRIRVLVVDDSAFMRKVIGDLLAADSRIEVVGRARDGRDALEQVRKLTPHVVTLDVEMPRMDGLQFLEELMRMRPTPVVMVSSLTQQGADVTMRALSAGAVDFVTKPSGTISLDMHKVAAELCQKVIGASEANLGTLVRKTPVVSRREKEIFQEPISSRSRSPQIVAVASSTGGPRAIQEILPQLPATFPIPLVIVQHMPEGFTASFAQRLNDLSPLRVMEAYDGLRLEGGCAVIAPGGKHLLLEGAPGQAVCRLSDGPPVKSVKPAADLLFLSVADVFGGASIGVVLTGMGRDGSDGARAMYGKGATILAESPETCVVYGMPRAVAEAGIVHRQLPLYQIAGALKEMVRE; the protein is encoded by the coding sequence ATGAGCGAACGGCGGATACGCGTACTTGTCGTCGATGATTCGGCTTTCATGCGCAAGGTGATCGGAGACCTTCTCGCGGCGGATTCCCGCATCGAGGTAGTGGGGCGTGCCAGGGACGGAAGGGATGCCCTCGAGCAGGTCCGGAAACTCACGCCACACGTCGTCACTCTCGATGTGGAGATGCCCCGCATGGATGGCCTGCAATTTCTCGAGGAACTCATGCGCATGCGTCCGACTCCTGTGGTGATGGTGAGCAGCCTCACGCAACAGGGCGCCGATGTGACCATGAGGGCGTTGTCCGCGGGAGCGGTGGATTTCGTCACGAAACCCTCGGGAACGATCTCGTTGGATATGCACAAAGTGGCGGCGGAACTCTGTCAAAAGGTTATCGGGGCGAGCGAGGCGAATCTGGGTACGCTTGTTCGAAAAACGCCGGTCGTTTCCAGAAGGGAGAAGGAGATTTTTCAGGAACCCATCTCTTCCCGGTCTCGGTCGCCTCAGATCGTGGCCGTCGCTTCCTCGACGGGAGGCCCCAGGGCGATTCAGGAAATTCTTCCGCAACTTCCGGCGACATTTCCGATCCCCCTGGTGATTGTGCAGCACATGCCGGAGGGATTTACCGCCTCGTTCGCGCAAAGGCTCAACGACCTGAGTCCTCTTCGGGTCATGGAAGCATACGATGGCCTTCGTCTCGAAGGAGGGTGCGCCGTCATCGCTCCCGGAGGAAAGCACTTGTTGTTGGAGGGAGCGCCGGGTCAGGCGGTGTGTCGGCTCTCCGACGGACCTCCGGTGAAATCCGTGAAGCCTGCGGCGGATCTGTTGTTCCTGAGCGTTGCGGATGTTTTCGGCGGAGCGTCTATCGGAGTCGTGCTCACGGGAATGGGACGGGACGGATCGGATGGTGCCAGGGCGATGTACGGCAAGGGAGCGACGATTCTGGCCGAATCCCCGGAAACGTGTGTTGTCTACGGAATGCCTCGTGCGGTGGCTGAAGCGGGCATCGTCCACCGGCAATTGCCACTCTATCAAATTGCCGGTGCGCTGAAGGAAATGGTGAGGGAATGA